In Amia ocellicauda isolate fAmiCal2 chromosome 7, fAmiCal2.hap1, whole genome shotgun sequence, the genomic window tgtgtgctgtataatgtgtgacagtgtgcattgtctgtgctgtatagtgtgtgtgacacagtgtgcattgtctgtgctgtatagtgtgtgtgacagtctgcatTGTGTATGCTGTATAGTGCGTGTGACAAAGTGTGTCTTGTGTGTGCTGTATAGTGTGTGACACTGCGTTGTGTCTGacagtgtgtattgtgtgtgctgtatagtgtgtgtgactgtgtgttgtGACAATCTGCgttgtgtgtgctgtatagTGCATGTGACacggtgtgttgtgtgtgctgtataatgtgtgacagtgtgcgttgtttgtgctgtatagtgtgtgtgctgtatagtgtgtgtgacagtgtgcatTGTCTGtgttgtatagtgtgtgtgacagtgtgtgctgtgtagtGCGTGTGACAGTCTGCGTTGTGCGTGTGACACAGTGTGCATTGTGTGTGCTGTATAGTGCGTTTGACACAGTGTGCATTGTGTGTTTTGCAGGCTCCATCGACAGCACCGTGCGGTGCTGGGACACTCGGTCCCGGCGGCCTGACCCGATCCAGATTCTGGACGAGGCGAAGGACGGCGTGAGCAGCTTGAGGGTCTCACAGTTCGAGCTGCTGACCGGGTCAGTCCAAGATACAGTCCAGAACCCAGTGCAGACCGACACAGCACACTGGGCAGAACTGCAGCCATGTTTACCCTTCttacttctctctccctctctctctcagctgtgtCGACGGCAGGGTGCGGCGCTATGACCTGAGGATGGGAGAGCTGCACGCTGACTTCATCGgcagtgagtctgtgtgtgtgtgtgtgtgtgtgtgtgtgtgtgtgtgtgtgtgtgtgtgtgtgtgtgtgtgtgtgtgtgtgtgtatacagcgggggaaaaaagtatttgatcccctgctgattttgtatgtttgcccactgacaaagaaatgatcagtctataattttaatggtaggtgtattttaacagtgagagacagaataacaacaacaaaatccagaaaaatgcatttaaaaaaaattgtaaattgatttgcatgttaatgagggaaataagtatttgaccccttcgacttagtacttggtggcaaaacccttgttggcaatcacagaggtcagacgtttcttgtagttggccaccaggtttgcacacatctcaggagggattttgtcccactcctctttgcagatcctctccagtcatgaaagtttcgaggctgacgtttggcaactcgaaccttcagctccctccacagattttctatgggattaaggtctggagactggctaggccactccaggaccttaatgtgcttcttcttgagccactcctttcttgccttggctgtgttttgggttattgtcttgctggaatacccatccacgacacatttttaatgccctggctgagggaaggaggttctcaaccaagatttgacggtacatggccccgtccatcgtccctttgatgcggtgcagttgtcctgtccccttagcagaaaaacacccccaaagcataatgtttccacctccatgtttgacggtggggatggtgttcttggggtcattcctcctcctccaaacacagcgagttgagttgatgccaaagagctcgattttggtctcatctgaccacaacactttcacctagttctcctctgaatcattcagatgttggcaaacttcagacgggcctgtacatgtgctttcttgagcagggggaccttgcgggcgctgcaggatttcagtccttcacggcatagtgtgttaccaattgttttcttggtgactatggtcccagctgccttgagatcattaacaagatcctcccgtgtagttctgggctgattcctcaccgttctcatgatcattgaaactccacgaggtgagatcttgcatggagccccagagcgagggagactgacagttattttgtgttttgtggtcttgtagcccattccagccttgtgtaggtctacaatcttgtccctgacatccttggacagctctttggtcttggccatggtggagagtttggaatctgattgattgcttctgtggacaggtgtcttttaacgGGTAACAAGCTgcgattaggagcagtccctttaagagagtgctcctaatctcagctcgttacctgtataaaagacacctgggagccagaaatcttgctgattgataggggatcaaatacttatttcactcattaacatgcaaatcaatgtataacttttttgaaatgagtttttctggattattttgttgttattctgtctctcactgttaaaatacacctaccattaaaattatagactgatcatttctttgtcagtgggcaaacatacaaaatcatactttcatacttttttccctcactgtatgtgtatgagtgtgtgtgtgacactgtatgtgtgtcatgtTATCACTTCTAGTATATTATCTGCTTGTTATTATAGACACTCACTATCATTTATAACATCATTTCAAACTGTGCTtgtctctgcctcctctccgttccctcctcttcttctttctcctctctcctcctcctcttcctctccgtTCCCTCCCCCTCAGGCCCCATCACCTGTGTGTGCTTCAGTCAGGACGGCCAGTGCACCCTGAGCTCCAGCCTGGACTCCACCCTGCGGCTGCTGGACAAGAGCACGGGAGAGCTGCTGGGGGAGTGAGTCCACACTACACAACcctacacacactatacacactgctctatacacactacacaacactacacacactgctctacacacaGTATACACACTCGCTCAgttggtctgtgtgtgtgttgtgcaggtaCACTGGACACAAGAACAGCGCCTACAAGCTGGACTGCTGCCTGTCTGAGAGGGACACTCACATCCTGAGCTGCTCTGAGGACGGACACGTGTACTTCTGGGACCTGGTGGAGGTGAGGGGGCCGGAGGGGGAggatgagagggagggagagggagaggctgGGTTGCTAATGCTACCCTTGTATATGAACTGTGTGTATATGATATGTCTTTCCTGTCTCTTAGGGATCTCTGTCTCTGAAGCTGCCGGTTGGAAAAGCAGTCGTCCAATCACTGTCATTCCACCCGTCTGAGCCCCGCCTCCTGACTGCCATGGAGGGGTGTGTCCAGATATGGGGGGTGGAGtctgaggacagtgaggggacagGGGTGTGATCAGGACATAAACCCCGCCTCTCTGCTGGATTGACAGCAGGAGG contains:
- the wdr83 gene encoding WD repeat domain-containing protein 83, encoding MAFPQPKHQPPQLPCKLLRSLDCQQGAVRAVRFNADGNYVLSCGSDKTLRLWSASRGALLKTYSGHGYEVLDADGSGDNSQLCSCSSDKTVILWDVATGQVTRKLRGHAGKVNCVRFNEEATVIISGSIDSTVRCWDTRSRRPDPIQILDEAKDGVSSLRVSQFELLTGCVDGRVRRYDLRMGELHADFIGSPITCVCFSQDGQCTLSSSLDSTLRLLDKSTGELLGEYTGHKNSAYKLDCCLSERDTHILSCSEDGHVYFWDLVEGSLSLKLPVGKAVVQSLSFHPSEPRLLTAMEGCVQIWGVESEDSEGTGV